TCGCTAATCCGGCGGCGCCGGCAAAAAACTCACGTCGTGGAAATTCAGACATCGATCAACTCCAGATTTAAGAAAGAACGTTTCTAGCACAATGGCGCGAATCAGGTTCGCGGGACGTCTCGAATGGTCTCGGCCAAGAACCAGACGCGGCGCTGCGTTTCGTCAATCCAGTTTTCGATCAAGCTGGCTGTTGCAACGTCATTGTATTGATCGCAAACGGCATGCGTCTCTTCTAGACGCTGACAGAGTCGCTTGTTGTCGCCGCGTAGTTCGTCTAACATTTTCGCGGGCGCGACTTCAGCCTCGTTGTTTTCCGTCAGTTGACGTCGCCTCGCGATTTCTTCGATCGAACGGATCGTCGGTTGCCCCAATTTGCGACAGCGTTCGGCCAGATCGTCAACCATGGCGAAGATTTGTGCGGCGTGATCATCGA
The nucleotide sequence above comes from Blastopirellula sp. J2-11. Encoded proteins:
- a CDS encoding Dps family protein is translated as MQTTTTRAATIDEEIAAKVNDLLADVFVLFMKSKNFHWHVSGPHFREYHLMFDDHAAQIFAMVDDLAERCRKLGQPTIRSIEEIARRRQLTENNEAEVAPAKMLDELRGDNKRLCQRLEETHAVCDQYNDVATASLIENWIDETQRRVWFLAETIRDVPRT